In Ferrimicrobium sp., the DNA window GACCTGCAATCCGCCGGCGCCGTCGAGCTCAACGGTGGCCCTGACCAGATGAAGTTTTCCGTCAGGATGATGATCGAGTGGGACTGTCGTGACTGCTCGAATCGTGGGGCGAAAGAGCTGCCTGGCTCCGAGCATGTGGAGAATCGCAGGCCGTACGAAAAGCTCAAAACTCACGAGAGCTGAGACTGGGTTGCCCGGCAATCCAAAGACGGGAACGTCACCGACTCGGCCGAAGGCAAAGGGCTTGGCTGGCTTGATCGCCACCTGAAACCAGGTGATCTGGTTGTCAGAGAGTTCATCGAGCACCGTTTTGGTGTAGTCGAAGTCACCGACGCTGACTCCACCCGAGGTGATGAGGGCGTCACAGGTGGTGACTGCATGCGCGAACGCACGTCGAATGGCCTCGTAATCGTCACCTACGTTGCCGAGGTCGACGGCGGTGGCTCCGAGGGCGGCGACGGAGTCGAGGAGGGCAGGACGATTCGAGTCATGGATTTTCCCAGGTGCGAGGAGCTCGGCATCGGAGAGTTCGTCGCCCGTTGAGATGACGCCGACCGTTGGCCGAGCGAAGGTGGAGATGTGGGAAACACCGAGCGAGGCGAGGACCCCACGAACGGCTGGCGTTATCTTGGTCCCAGTTCCAAAGACATGCTGGCCAGCCTGTATATCGCTACCAGCTCTTCGAATATTGTCACCGGCCCGCGGTAATCGGTGAACCGTCACGGAGTCCCCTAGGGTCGTGGTGTCCTCAACCATGACCACGGCATCGGTGTGGGGAGGGATCGGCGCACCTGTCATGATGCGAATGGCCTCTCCTGGGTTTAGGGTGAGCTTCGAGGGATCATCCCCTGCGGCCACCGTCGCCGTCACTCGGAAGATGGTGCCCGAGTGGGCGAGTGTTTCATCCAGGCGGATAGCGAAACCGTCGACGGCAGTGTTGTCGAAGGGAGGTATCGGACTCTTGACGAGCGTTGGACCAGCGAGATAGAGGCCGCTCGCGTCGGCCAGGGGAGTCACCACCTCTGGCAAACGTTGAACGTTTGCAACGGTGTGGTCGATCACCTCGGTGAGCGGTCTCATGATGCTTGGAACTCTCGGGCCAAAATCGTCCGTAGTTCAGCAGCGAAGGCCGGCCCAATGTCCTCTCGACCAAGGGCAATCTCGACGACGGCGCGTAGGTATTCAAGTTTATCGCCGATGTCGTAACGACCTCGATTGAAGACAACACCAAGCACTGGTTGGCTCTGCCCGAGGCGGGCAATGGCGTCAGTGAGTTGAAACTCTCCATTCTTGCCCGAAGGCGTCTCCTCGATCGCGTTGAAAATCTCTGGCGTGAATAGGTAGCGGCCGGTAATCGCGAGCGTCGACGGCGCCTCGCCCGGCTCAGGTTTTTCGACCACCGATACAACCTGTATAGTGCCGTCGGGATTCGTGATGACCTCGGCACAGCCATAGAGACGGATCTGTTCGCGCGGAACCTCCATTAGTGACAAGACGCTGTGCCCAGTTCTGTGATGAAGGTCTAGCATGCTCGATAGTAGATCCGAATCTTCGGCCATAATGTCGTCGGCCAGCATCGTTACGAAGGGTTCGTTACCGACATGGGCCTTTGCGGCGAGTACTGCGTGTCCAAGGCCGAGTGGTCGCCCTTGTCGAATGTAGTGAATCGTACCGAGTTGGGAGATAGCGCGGACGAGTTCAAGGTCGGCGTGGCGACCAGACTCAATAAGGAGTTGTTCGAGTTCGAAGGACTGATCAAAGTGGTCTTCGATCGATCGCTTGCCGCGACCAGTGACGACGAGGATGTTGGTGAGATTGTTGTGGATCGCCTCTTCGATCACGTATTGGATCGCAGGCTTGTCGACAACGGGCAGCATCTCCTTGGGTTGGGCCTTTGTGGCAGGCAGGAATCGTGTGCCAAGACCCGCCGCTGGGATCACTACCTTTGTTACCGTCGACATGCCATACTCCTCGATTGCTCAGCTCATTCTAACGCGTGGGGTCTCTCGCGTGACATGCCGGTTAGAATGGATTTAGCAGTCTAGCCATTCGAGTGCTAGTAGTTCGAATCGTGAGTGGAGGAGCGATGCCGACGTATGAGTATGTCTGCAAGCAGTGCGAGAAGCATGTCGAGGTGGTGCAGTCGTTTTACGACGACCCTTTGACCGTCTGCGATGCATGCGGAGGTGAACTTCGTAAGGTCTTTGGCAACATTGGTATTGTGTTTAAGGGTTCGGGTTTCTACAAAACGGACTCGCGCGGAAGCTCCTCAGCGGTGACACCATCGACGGGAGCCGCTCAGGAAGCGACCTCGAAAACTGATGCGGCCAAGGGCTCGTCGGGTGAGGTGTCGACCCCCACGACGCCGACGGAGACGAAATCAACGGCGCCTGCTCAAAGCTCCGAAGCGAAGGGCTCCAGTTCAAAGGGCTCCAGTTCAAAGGGCTCAGACTCCGCAGCGTAGTGTCCACCGTGGGGGTGGCATGAACGCTTCACGACGCTTGCCATCGCGACGCATTCTTCGGTGCTTGACCCTATGAATTGGGTGTTACCCTATGAATTTGGTGTTGTAGCGCCGGGCACCACAAAGGTCGCACGCGTCTCTCGCACGGGATCATAGGGTTGATGGTGATAGTGCCCTCCCAAGAGGAGTTGGACAAGATCGGGTGCGTCAGCTGGTGAGCGCGCAATCGTGGTATAGCTCGAGCCTATTGCCTCGGCGGTGTGTGCGTCCGAGGCAGCGGCCACTGGGATCCCGAAGGAATGGGCGATGCCCTCGGCGTCTCGTTCTGGTAGCGCGGACTTGGAGTTGCCGACCTCCACGATGTCGACGAGCCCCATCCTGCAGAGGGTGACGAGGCCCGTCAGGCCGATCGCTTTTCGTGTGGTATCGGTTGGGTGCGGCACGTAGACCAATCCATGCTGGCTACGGATTCTCCGACACGTCTCCTCCATACCGAGAAGCCTCGGAATTAGTTGGGTGACGTAGAGGCCGATGAGTTCCCCTTGCCCGGTGTTCACCTCCTCCCCTTGGATGACAGTGAGTCCGTAGTCTCGGCCAAGTATGGCTGCCGCCCAGAGGTCGTGATGATCGGTGACGGCAACGAGCCCAAGTTGAGACGCGATCGCAGCAAACTCAGCTAGGGGCGTCTTGGCGTCACCCGAGCGATAAGTGTGCGTGTGAAGGTCGATCCGTATGTTGGGCGTAGCATCCACGTTTGTGCCTTTCACCTGGCGCTATTGTCTCGTGGACACTGCCTCAATTGGCTCAC includes these proteins:
- the glp gene encoding gephyrin-like molybdotransferase Glp produces the protein MRPLTEVIDHTVANVQRLPEVVTPLADASGLYLAGPTLVKSPIPPFDNTAVDGFAIRLDETLAHSGTIFRVTATVAAGDDPSKLTLNPGEAIRIMTGAPIPPHTDAVVMVEDTTTLGDSVTVHRLPRAGDNIRRAGSDIQAGQHVFGTGTKITPAVRGVLASLGVSHISTFARPTVGVISTGDELSDAELLAPGKIHDSNRPALLDSVAALGATAVDLGNVGDDYEAIRRAFAHAVTTCDALITSGGVSVGDFDYTKTVLDELSDNQITWFQVAIKPAKPFAFGRVGDVPVFGLPGNPVSALVSFELFVRPAILHMLGARQLFRPTIRAVTTVPLDHHPDGKLHLVRATVELDGAGGLQVAPQGHQGSHVLTGLAQANALILLPDGAHVPIGASVEVLLIGSLDADTFSPPSPANAH
- the galU gene encoding UTP--glucose-1-phosphate uridylyltransferase GalU — its product is MSTVTKVVIPAAGLGTRFLPATKAQPKEMLPVVDKPAIQYVIEEAIHNNLTNILVVTGRGKRSIEDHFDQSFELEQLLIESGRHADLELVRAISQLGTIHYIRQGRPLGLGHAVLAAKAHVGNEPFVTMLADDIMAEDSDLLSSMLDLHHRTGHSVLSLMEVPREQIRLYGCAEVITNPDGTIQVVSVVEKPEPGEAPSTLAITGRYLFTPEIFNAIEETPSGKNGEFQLTDAIARLGQSQPVLGVVFNRGRYDIGDKLEYLRAVVEIALGREDIGPAFAAELRTILAREFQAS
- a CDS encoding FmdB family zinc ribbon protein: MPTYEYVCKQCEKHVEVVQSFYDDPLTVCDACGGELRKVFGNIGIVFKGSGFYKTDSRGSSSAVTPSTGAAQEATSKTDAAKGSSGEVSTPTTPTETKSTAPAQSSEAKGSSSKGSSSKGSDSAA
- a CDS encoding PHP domain-containing protein, translating into MDATPNIRIDLHTHTYRSGDAKTPLAEFAAIASQLGLVAVTDHHDLWAAAILGRDYGLTVIQGEEVNTGQGELIGLYVTQLIPRLLGMEETCRRIRSQHGLVYVPHPTDTTRKAIGLTGLVTLCRMGLVDIVEVGNSKSALPERDAEGIAHSFGIPVAAASDAHTAEAIGSSYTTIARSPADAPDLVQLLLGGHYHHQPYDPVRETRATFVVPGATTPNS